Part of the Scyliorhinus torazame isolate Kashiwa2021f chromosome 25, sScyTor2.1, whole genome shotgun sequence genome, TCCTGCTGTTCCTCCTcgtcacaccctcccccctcctcctcctcctcctccatctccttcaCCCCCTCTGTGTTTTCCCGTGCTCCGAGCGCCCAGTCACCCACCGGCGACGCCACGAGACCGGCTGCTCGAGCCTCCAGACCGATGCCCAGTCCCGCCAAGGAACGGCGCTTCCGCAACACGGTGGAGATTCTGAGCCGGTCTGGGTTGCTGGAGATCACGTTGAAAACAAAAGACCTAATCCGGCAGAACAACAGTGCCCAGCGGCAGATCGATGAACTGAAGGAGCACGTTCGACTCTTCTGCAGCGCCATGCAGAGCAAGGAGCCGCAGGCTCTGCTAAGTCTCCAAGAGGTGATGAAAGGCTCCGGGAGTTACGGATCGATGAGCAGTggtgtctcctcctcctcctcgagccactTCTGAGCAGGCACCACCATGACCAGCAATCTCTGGTGAACCAGAGGCCTTATGTTAACAGAGGGGGCGCTCTCTGGGGAGTGAGCAGGCAAGTAGCGTTGAAGTAgtccagtcatgatctcattgaatggcagagcaggctcgaggggtcaaatgTCGGAGGGGCCCCAGTACTTACACCTGTAACTGCGTCTCACGAGAGAGGGCCAGGGGTTTGTGGCTTTGAATAATTGCCTCAGACTCCAGCTTTttgaagtggtttcacaggttttaCTCCTCTTGCTATTTTAGCAGAGCCTTCAGTCGCCACAGAAATGTATTTATTTGCTGCGCGCTTGCGTGATGGCTGAGGAATGCCGTTGCTTTGTTTCACCCATTCCCTTGGTGGCTCTGTGCAATTCGCTGGAGGCGAGAGACCTCCATGACTCTCGATCCCACTTTTGCCCTCCCAGATTAGAGCAGCAGACCTGGTACTAACTGGCACACGCTTACAGGACTTGGTCATAGAATTTTGCagtacaaaaagaggcccttcggcccatcgtttccatgctggccatcaagcacctatctatcctgatcccattttccagcacttggtccgtaacgCTGGCTTGATTCCCCCTGGAAGTGGCTCAGCAGTTGGAAGATCCAACTTCAGCGGTTTGCAGGTGTTGTCCCTGCTCGCCGACCTGGTGGAGTTCTGCGGGAGATCCACAATGTTGGAAGTTCTGTCCTTTCCATGAAAAATTAAACTGAGAGCCTGCCTGCACTGTGGGTGGGGGAGATCCCTGGGCGCTATAGGAAGAGCTGGGGAGTTCTCCCAGGTACCACTGATTGACTGATGATTAGTCTTGCTGTAATTTGTGAAACTTTTTGATGTGCACAATATGATTATGACGCTTGTCGGAATAAGTTACTGAATTTCAAAGTGTGTAAATGGATGTGCGGCATTTTCATGACTAAGGTGGCAGCACCTGCCCCTCCCCACCATTCCCCCTGCCCAACTGGAAATCCATATTACTCTGATGTCTTAGCTTCCGACTAACTGGAGGCCCAGCGTTTGGTTTGGGTGGACTCTGCAATCCTGGCTGTGTCTGGGGTTGCCAGTGATCGGTTTTGCTGCAGTCTGTGGAGTCGCTGTGGTTCTGTGCAGGGCTAGCTGCCCAGGTTGCAGGTCAAACAGCATCCCTctgcacacagtgaaagagcaggTCATCAGCCGAAATGCAAAGTGTGCCACCGTTCGGGCCACTGCCTGACCTGCAGCACCTACATAgaacaacagtgcagaaggaggccattcggcccattgagtctgcaccgacccacttaagccctcgcgtccaccctatccctgtaacccaataacccctcctaacctttttggacactaacggcaatttagcatggccaattcacctaacctgcacatctttggactgtgggaggaaacccacgcagacactgggagaacgtgcagactccacacagacagtgacccagtggggaatcaaacctgggaccctggtgctgtgaagccaccgtgctaatcacttgtgctcccTCTCCGttttatctgcagtattttgttgttTCCTGTCCGTTCTTGTAATCAGACCGACCagaagtaattttttaaaaaaatgtttccaacgaaggggcaatttagcgtggcaagtcctatcctgcacatctttgggttgtggaggcgaaacccacgcagatacggggagaatgtgcaaactccacacggacagtgacccagagcagggatcgaacctggaaccgtgaggccgcggtgctaaccattgcatcacaGTGCTGCCTTCGGCTAAAGGTAAATTAAAACAAAAGCTCCCTCTCCGACAACTGAAACTGTTGGGGTGACAGTAgtgagcactactgcctcatagcacaagagttcgattccagccttggctggctgtctgtgtggagtttgcacgttcttcccttgtctgcgtgggtttcctcccacagtccaaagatgtgcaggtcaggtggattggctatgctaaattgcccctttgtgtccaaaaaggttaggtcgggttttgaggaaagggtggatgtgtgggcctaggtaaggtgctctttggaagatggtgcagaatcgatgggccacatcgctgcctcctgcactgtagggattttgtgaTAAGGAAGAGCCAGGCTGTGGATTCAACATGAGGATGGAAATTTTAAATTTAATCAATAGAGGGGCCTATAACAAGAGTAGGAGTGAGGCTAAATGAGCAGGACTTGGATTGGGCGCGCATTCCATCTCAATAAATATTCATGGTTTTTTAAACTTATTCTCTTCTGGATGTGGGCTTTGTTGGCaaggaccagcatttgttgtccagccctaatagcccttcaactgagtgtctcactcggccatttcagaggggcaggtaAGAGTCACCTACATCGCtctggggtctggagtcacttgtaggccagaccgggtaaggacaacagatttccttccctaaagaagaaCCTTGGTGAgctagatggggttttacaacaatcgatagttGTCACGGTCGCCATCGCCGAAACTTGCATTCAATTCctgattttatgaattgaatttaaattccactaggtgggatttgaacccgtgtccctgggattttggatttctagtccagtgatattaccagtacaccaatcagccatgatctgattgaatggcagtgcaggctcgaagtgctgaattgccgacttctcctAATCAATACGTTCCTATCCCCTAATCAATACGTTCCTATCCCTTCGATTCTTGGCCTGATTTTGTGCAGGGGATCCTTTGGTTCTGCTTTCTCCTTTTACATCAAACAAATGTTTGGgccgggttagccctgctgcctcacggcgccgaggtcccaggttcgatcccagctctgggtcactgtctgtgtggagtttgcacgttctccccgtgtctgcatgggtttcgcccccacaacccaaagatgtgcaggctaggtggattggccacactaaattgccccttaattggaaaaaaaattattgggtactctaaatttatttcacaaATAAAAACCAAATGTTTGGGGTAGGCTTTGTTCCTGTTTCATAGAAGCAAATTTTTCAGCTTACTGGGAAAGGTGGgactgttttttttttgggggggggtggggggggggcattggaagAAAAACACCTGAGAGAATGATTAACAGTCGTCAACTTTTGTACAGTGGTAATACAAATAAAGTTTGAATTGGACATTTTGGAGATGAATTCATTTCTTGAGCTGCGCTGGAATTTATACTGGAAAAGGTTGACGGGATTTGCTTGCTGATTTAAGATTTTAACATATTGTGATTAGGGCGATCTGACACACTGGCTGTTCAAGTGCTCTGCACCTGAGACAACTATAGGGAGCTTTCTACAGCAATCTCCTGCAATGCAGTTTCTCTCCTCAAAATCTGGTGAAGCTCTGTGCTCAGGTAGACTAGTTCAGTTTTGTCCCTCCCTTTCCACTTGATAAATGCAATGGAAGCAGCCAGAGGAAGCAGTGACCTGAAATGTTGATGGGATCCCTATCCTTACACTCAAATCTTCttgccatgaaggccaacatacaatttgccttctttactgcctgctgtacctgtgcacttactttgtgactgatgcacgagaacaccaaggtctcgttgagtattttcctctctcaatttacacccatttaaataatctaccttcctatttttgctaccgaagcggataacctcacatttatccacattatttcacggcacggtagcacagtggttagcacggctgcttcacagcgccagggtcccaggttcgattcccggcttgggtcactgtgcggagtctgcacgttctccccgtgtctacgtgggtttcctcccacaagtctcgaaagatgtgctgttacgtgaattggacattctgaattctccctccgtgtacctgaacaggcaccggaatgtggcgactaggggtttttcacagtaacttcattgcagtgttaatgtaagcctacttgtgacgctaataaaagattattattactgcatCCGCCATTTGTATGCccactcagggcagcacagtgttgcagtggattagccctgctgcctcacggcgccgaggtcccaggttcgatcccggctctgggtcactgtccgtgtggagtttgcacattctccccgtgtttgtgtgggtctcgccccccacaacccaaagatgtgcagggtaggtggattggccacgctaaattgccccttaattggaaaaaatgaattgggtactctaaatttatttttatatgcCCACTCACAGCCTGtctaaatcccgctgaagcatttcTGCGTCctactcacagctcatcctcccactccaCTTTGTATCATTTGATAAGGATCCTCAgataagcagaccaaaactgtacactataTTCCAGACGTGGCCTAACCAAGACATCCCTGCACCTGTAATAATATgtaatgtgaatagttggggtccaagcacagatccctgcagtaccccactagtcactgccaatCGGAAAAAAAGACCCATTTcaacttttgcttcctgtctgtaaaccagctttctatccatctcaaaagggtcatctggactcaatgttagctcttttctctccctacagatcctgctgagattttccagcattttctttttggtttcgatCCATCTCAGGGTCAGCTTTACACAGTAATCTGTTATGTGAGACCTGGGTGGAaacctgaaagtctaaataaaccacatccaccagttctcccgggTCAACTCTACAAGttccatcttcaaagaattctagtagattgtcaggcgtgatttcccttttgtaaatccatgctgccttTGTCTGATTTATacccctgctttccaaatgctgtgctatgaaatccttgataatgaactCCAGCAACTTCCTtattaccgacgttaggctcactgctcgatagttccctgttttctctacctccctttttgaacagagggggttatattagctaccctgagtccaaagaattttggaaaatggccaccaatggatctctatttctagggccactcacctaaatgggatgaagattatcaggccctggagatttagccaccttcaatcccattaaattcccccaaaccatttttctacaaatactaatttccttcagcttctcactaaaacttgtgttactcagaacttctggtacattgcTTCctattcctttgtgaagacagaagcaaagtacaaatttagttcctcagccatttctttgttccgttATGAATTcctccgtttctgactgtaaggggcttaCGTGAACTGTGCCATACTCCAGCTCCTGACATTTTCCCTATCTCCACGGTTTTGGTACCGTTAcctgggggagaggagagaggagaggagaggagagggggaggagaggagagggggaggagaggagaggagagggggaggagaggagaggagaggagaggagaggagaggagaggagaggagaggagaggagaggagaggagaggagagggggagggagagaagagTCGGGGGAGGGGTCTggaaggggagaggagtggggaggggagaggagtggagtgAGGAGAGAAGagtcgggggaggggagaggagtcggggggcgggggggagtgtgagggaggggagaggagtttggggggggagggagagtttgggaggggagggagagtttgggaggggagaggagtcgaggggggagggaggaatctgggagggggaggagtcgggggagggaggtatctgggaggggagaggagctgggggagggaggaatctgggaggggagggaggagtcaGGGGGGGTGTAGGGAGGAGTTGATGGCAGGGAGGAgtcggggaaagagagggaggtgggtgggtgagtcGGGGTGGGTAATCGGGAGGAGCagtagggagggtgggaggggagagtttggaagaatgaggggggatcttattgaaacttgtaggatactgcgaggcctggatagagtggacgtggagaggatgtttccacttgtaggaaaaactagaaccagaggcaccatctcagattaaagggacaatcctttaaaacagagatgaggaggaatttcttcagccagagggtggtgaatctgtggaactctttgctgcagaaggctgtggaggccaaatcactgagtgtctttaagacagagagagataggttcttgattaaggggatcaggggttatggggagaaggcagatggagatgagaaaaacatcagccatgattgaaaggcggagcagactcgatgggccgagtggcctaattctgctcctatgtcttatggaatgggggtcaggggggaggaagagatgggggatcaggggggagagatgggggattgggggggggggggggggaagagaaagagggtGGATCTGGATCCGTGGATGCCAGACTCAGAATAAGGGGCAAGCTGTGGAGGACGAAATGGGCACACATGTCTTCACTCACTCAGGATACAACGGGCTCCTCCTACACACAGGATTGAGCTGGTTACACGCCATCAGTACCATGGCAGACTTGACTCTTTTCTCTTCCAGCCTATGTCCCAAGTTCCCTGGACTTGGGTACATCAGGGTGGCTCCCTGCAAAAAGCCAACAGGCAGCTCGTTCTTACTCCTATCTCTTTAACGCTGTTGCAAAgagctggaactaaacccccaaggtATGGCTAACAGCTCGCAAGTGCCACCCTGTGGAAGAGCACAATTACTACAATGAAAAGATATTGCCTCCAGCCTCCCAAAATAGCACAAGAGTACACCGGCTGTGATCATGGTGCTCAAGGGGATTCCCACTGGGATTATGGGGCAATAATCTCCCAGAGAATTCCCACTGGGATTATGGAGCGATTGCCCTCCCAGGGACAATCCTGCTTGGGGAAAGAGCAAGTGCGAGACGGACAGTACCTCCTACTGCCCCCTCCAGGAAATCTCAGGATCACGGGGCACCAGGCATTCCCTGAACTATGAAGTGCTTCCAGATATTTGGGACACTGGACGAGGTTTCCAGAAAAACCTCTGACCTGACGGTCACTGAATGTGTAAACTGGTAAAATATCAAATACAGACACGAATAGCCAAGCGGTTCTAATCCTATTTATTTAAACAGTTGTTACCAGTCACTGGCAATGCAGTTTACAGCGGATTCTAGTCATAACTCAGGACAGTGACTCCATGGCACAAGCTGCTTTCCTGTTGTTGGGAGAATGGTTCCTCTCTCTCGTCCTCTTCTTTTACTAACAGTAGAAATCCCAGTCCTACAAACACAGGCGTTCATTGTCAAACAGTCTGTAATAAACTCATTTTGACCACTAAATTTCCcacatttaacccccccccccccctcccaaatcccccACTGAATACAGAGGCTCCCCACAAGGTCACAGGTCATCCTCTACTCCCTCACCCAAGAGATGGTCGTTCATGTGCGGTTCCAGACCTGGTGCGGCATCAGCCGATTGAAGATAAAATAAATAAGTGCAATAAAGTTAAATGTTCTTACGACTGTTGGCATGTCCACAAGCTCAGTCCCCAGATGTTGGATCTCTCTCACAATCGACTTTGGGAAAAATCCAAGAGATGTTGACTGCTCCCCGAAATAATCACCTTGGACCTAAACACAGACACTGGTCAGTCTCAGAGAAGCAACGGTCAGTCGGACACAGGCACTGGTCAGTCTGACATGAACACTGGTCGGTCTGATACACTGGTCAGTCTGACACACACTGGTCAGTCTGAAAGAGGCACTGGTCAGTCCCGAGGAGCAATGGTCAGTCTGACACACTGGTCAGTCTGAAAGAGGCACTGGTCAGTCTCGAGGAGCAATGGTCAGTCTGACACACACTGGTCAGTCTGACACACACTGGTCAGTCTTGTGGAGCAATGGTCAGTCTGACACACTGGTCAGTTCGACACACACACTGGTCAGTCTGACACAGACACtggtcagtctcacacacactggtcAGTCTGACCCACACACTGGTCAGTCTGGCACAGGAACTGGTCAGTCTGGCACAGGAACTGGTCAGTCGGACACACACACTGGTCAGTCTGGCACAGGCACTGGTCAGTCTGATAGACACTGGTCAGTCTGATACACATACTGGTCAGTCTGACACAGACATTGGTCAGTCTGACACACACTGGTCAGTCTCACACATACATGGTCAGTCACAGAGGAGCAACGGtcagtctgacacacacactggtcagTTGCACAGAGACACTGGTCAGTCTGACACACACTGGTCAATCTGACACACTGGTCAGTCTCACACATACATGGtcagtctgacacacacactggtcaaagaacaaaagaacaaagaaatgtacagcacaggaacaggcccttcggccctccaagcccgcgccgaccatgctgcccgactaaactacaatcttctacacttcctgggtccgtatccctctattcccatccgattcatgtatttgtcaaggtgccccttaaatgtcactatcgtccctgcttccaccacctcctccggtagcgagatccaggcacccactaccctctgcgtaaaaaacttgcctcgtacatctactctaaaccttgcccctctcaccttaaacctatgccccctagtaattgacccctctaccctggggaaaagcctctgactatccactctgtctatgcccctcataattttgtagacctctatcaggtctcccctcaacctccttcgttccagtgagaacaaaccgagtttattcaaccgctcctcatagctaatgccctccataccaggcaacatcctggtaaatctcttctgcaccctctctaaagcctccacatccttctggtagtgtggcgaccagaattgaacactatactccaagtgtggcctaactaaggttctatacagctgcaacatgacttgccaattcttatactcaatgctccggccaatgaaggcaagcatgccgtatgccttcttgactaccttctccacctgttttgcccctttcaatgacctgtggacctgtactcctagatctctttgactttcaatactcttgagggtaaagcgggattcgaaccagggtccccagagcattacccaggctctctggattactagtccagcgacaataccactacgccactgcctcctctaTAACAGTCTGACACAGGCATTGTTCAGTCTGACACACACGCTGGTCAGTCTGGCACAGGCATTGTtcagtctgacacacacactggtcagTCTCGAGGAGCAATGGTCAGCGACGCAGACACTGGTCAGGTCTGGCACAGGCACTGGtctgtctgacacacacactggtcagACTGACCGTGTGTATGAGGAGCAATGGTCAGTGTGACGCAGACACTGGTCAGTCTGACGCAGATACAGATCAGTCTCACACTAAAACCAGACTGCCAAACAGTCCAAACACTGCCGATGGGCATGCAACGTGTGGTGCTCAACCCCAGAGCCAAAAGTTAGTGAGGGGGCAGCAATCAATGTCAGCACAGAACACCTAAACCAAACATTGTGGAGGGAGTGCGCGGTGCCTCAGACTCACGGTCCCTTGCCAGTAGTCGCGTCCCTTTCCTTTGAGTTTTCCGTAAATATAAACGATCTGTCCTTGGCGGATATTGATGAACCTGCAGTCTGGAGCCGTGTAATCTGCCAGTGCCCGAGCCATAGAAATCGGATCTAAATGGAAAAGAGTGTTTTAACACAGCGTGCAGTGTCTAGAGTGGGCACCTTTAGTTCGGAATGGTGTTCAGAATAACCCAGGCATTATTGATCAATACTTTGGCGGGGGGGAATGAAATCAGACAACATGTCTGTGCTTGATCCCGATCCAAATTCCAGGATTGGGATAGGATGCGTCTTGGTTGTGAAATATCTTTTAACAAGAGTAGAAGCTTGCCAACATTCCCCGTCAAGGCTCACACATTAAACAGAGACAGTGACGGACTGGCATACCCAGCAAATCCCCTGAGCAAAAGCTGCCTCactccctaataataataatcttttattgtcacaagtatgaagttactgtgaaaagcccctagtcgccacattctggcgcctgctcggttaagctggtatgggaattgaactcgtgctgctggccttgatctgtatcacaaactagctgtctagcccactaagctaaaccagcccctacaggaaAATAAAACTCCCCAACAAGGTCCACGAATCATCACATTTACAAATTACAAAGGATTTTATTTATTCTAAACAAGGAGAAATCGGTCTCCATTGGTAAATCTGTCTCCGTTGGTAAAATAGAGGACACCGTTAAGAGAAACAAATACAGGTGGGAGGACTGTATAAAACGCCTGTTAGGCAACAGCTAGagcactgtgtgtagttctgggCACCACCCTATAGGAAGCATCTGATTGCAGAGTAAAGTCACCCTAGTCCCAGgcgataggctgctttcccctttgaggggtagagctgactggtggcgatttaacctgagggtcaccacacctccggcaaggggcaaggttgagaagggggcggtgcggtggttatcactgctgcctacggagctgaggacccggtccGATCCTAgtcccgggacactgtc contains:
- the LOC140402438 gene encoding melanoma-derived growth regulatory protein-like, which gives rise to MQLEISLTVRALCLLVFCATGLLCTRGEEIHRLAQRKLCADEECSHPISMARALADYTAPDCRFINIRQGQIVYIYGKLKGKGRDYWQGTVQGDYFGEQSTSLGFFPKSIVREIQHLGTELVDMPTVDWDFYC